One genomic segment of Culturomica massiliensis includes these proteins:
- a CDS encoding aminopeptidase P family protein, translating to MTIPEKLTALRKIMERESLDAYIISGTDPHNSEYLPEAWQQRKWISGFTGSYGTVVVTLKEAGLWTDTRYFIQAEKELAGSGINMHKLRVPDAVDYPEWLASVLPAEARVGIDGFCMPVNDIKSLESYFTAKKIRVIDKTDLLGEIWLDRPGLPEAPLFLLKTEFTGKPAREKINSVREYLQEKQADYALFSCLDEIAWLYNIRGRDVSYNPVVISYAVVGREKSWLFVKNRKVSAEISKELAANGIEIRDYHHLFLFLDELKKTDAVFCLDTDTLNYAVYNKVKSVCRLIESKSPVVLWKSIKNTTESEGFRKACIQDGIAMTRFFYWLEDSLKKQELTETEVAEKLTAFRQECPDYISDSFHTISAYGMNAALPHYSAVPGQDAVLKAKGLYLVDSGAQYWYGTTDITRTIPLGELTDLEKEDYTLVLKGMINLARCIFPKGTAGANIDIVARQPLWDNLRNYGHGTGHGIGHFLCVHEGPQDIRQTWRNQPILSGMVTSDEPGMYREGSHGIRHENMILCHPIAVNEFGEWLGFETLTLCYFDTSALSIELLSAEEKKWLNAYHNTVYEKLSPHLQPEIADWLKMKTQKI from the coding sequence ATGACTATACCTGAAAAACTCACAGCTTTAAGAAAAATAATGGAGCGAGAATCTTTGGATGCCTATATTATATCCGGCACGGATCCGCACAATAGTGAATATTTACCGGAAGCATGGCAACAACGAAAATGGATATCCGGATTTACGGGGTCGTATGGAACCGTTGTAGTCACCTTAAAAGAAGCCGGGTTATGGACGGACACCCGTTATTTTATTCAGGCAGAAAAAGAATTGGCCGGAAGCGGTATAAACATGCACAAACTCAGAGTACCCGACGCCGTTGACTATCCGGAATGGCTGGCATCCGTCCTGCCGGCGGAAGCCCGTGTCGGTATCGATGGATTTTGTATGCCCGTAAATGATATAAAAAGCCTGGAATCTTATTTTACGGCGAAAAAAATCCGGGTGATTGATAAAACAGACCTGCTGGGGGAAATCTGGCTGGATCGCCCGGGGCTACCGGAGGCTCCCTTGTTTTTGTTAAAAACGGAATTTACCGGTAAGCCGGCCCGGGAAAAAATAAATTCTGTCCGGGAATATTTACAGGAAAAGCAAGCCGATTATGCCCTGTTCAGTTGCCTGGATGAAATTGCATGGCTCTATAATATAAGAGGCCGGGATGTTTCGTATAATCCGGTGGTGATCAGTTATGCTGTTGTCGGGCGGGAAAAATCCTGGCTGTTTGTAAAAAACCGGAAAGTTTCGGCCGAAATATCCAAAGAATTGGCGGCAAACGGAATCGAGATACGGGATTATCATCATTTATTTTTATTTCTGGACGAATTGAAAAAAACGGATGCGGTTTTTTGTCTGGATACGGACACATTGAATTATGCCGTATACAATAAAGTCAAATCGGTTTGCCGGTTGATTGAAAGCAAATCGCCTGTCGTATTGTGGAAATCAATAAAAAATACGACGGAATCAGAAGGATTCAGAAAAGCTTGCATACAGGACGGTATCGCCATGACCCGCTTTTTCTATTGGCTGGAAGACAGTTTAAAGAAACAGGAATTGACAGAAACCGAGGTGGCGGAAAAACTGACCGCATTCCGTCAGGAATGTCCCGATTATATTTCAGATAGTTTTCATACCATTTCCGCATACGGTATGAATGCGGCTTTACCTCATTATTCTGCCGTTCCCGGACAGGATGCCGTACTGAAAGCCAAAGGCTTGTATCTGGTTGATTCGGGGGCCCAATATTGGTACGGGACAACGGATATCACCCGTACGATTCCTTTGGGAGAACTGACTGATTTGGAAAAAGAGGATTACACACTGGTATTAAAAGGCATGATTAACCTGGCAAGATGTATATTCCCGAAAGGAACAGCCGGCGCAAATATCGATATAGTTGCCAGGCAGCCTTTATGGGATAATCTAAGAAATTACGGACATGGAACGGGACACGGGATCGGTCATTTCCTCTGTGTACATGAAGGACCTCAAGACATCCGCCAAACCTGGCGTAACCAGCCGATACTTTCCGGAATGGTTACGTCCGACGAACCGGGCATGTACCGGGAAGGTTCACATGGCATACGCCACGAAAACATGATTTTATGCCATCCTATCGCCGTGAATGAGTTCGGGGAATGGTTGGGGTTTGAAACATTAACTCTTTGTTATTTTGATACTTCTGCATTGTCAATTGAATTATTAAGTGCGGAGGAAAAAAAATGGCTGAATGCTTACCACAATACGGTATATGAAAAGTTGTCGCCCCATCTTCAACCGGAAATTGCAGATTGGCTGAAAATGAAAACCCAAAAAATTTAA
- a CDS encoding RNA polymerase sigma factor, whose product MCIVEDIVEKCKKRDRKAEEQLYKLFSARMFALCLRYSPSRTEAEDNFQDGFIRVFESIGQYTGKGSFEGWMKRIFINTALEKYRKNQSVQLTEDIPDVVQTETDDEEAYIPENVLIGFIEELPERYKLVFRLYVGEELQHKDIAAMLGISEGTSKSNLARAREILKKRIKEYAER is encoded by the coding sequence ATGTGTATAGTGGAAGATATAGTAGAAAAGTGCAAGAAAAGAGACCGTAAAGCCGAGGAGCAGCTTTACAAACTTTTTTCTGCTCGCATGTTTGCACTATGTCTCCGCTACTCCCCAAGCCGGACGGAAGCGGAAGATAATTTCCAGGACGGCTTTATCCGGGTATTCGAATCAATCGGACAATATACTGGAAAAGGCTCTTTTGAAGGCTGGATGAAGCGCATTTTTATCAATACGGCTTTGGAAAAATACCGGAAAAATCAGTCCGTTCAGTTAACAGAGGATATTCCCGATGTCGTACAAACGGAAACCGACGACGAAGAGGCCTATATTCCCGAAAACGTATTGATTGGCTTTATAGAAGAGTTGCCTGAAAGGTACAAACTGGTTTTTCGCCTGTATGTCGGAGAAGAATTACAACACAAGGATATTGCAGCTATGCTCGGCATCTCAGAGGGAACTTCAAAATCCAATTTAGCCAGAGCCAGAGAAATCTTAAAGAAAAGAATAAAAGAATACGCAGAGCGATGA